One segment of Macrotis lagotis isolate mMagLag1 chromosome 1, bilby.v1.9.chrom.fasta, whole genome shotgun sequence DNA contains the following:
- the LOC141505209 gene encoding bile salt-activated lipase-like, which produces MPTYPNWVGADHADDIQYVFGKPFATPLGYRAQDRTVSKYLIAYWTNFAKTGDPNMGNSAIPTHWAPYSPENGNYLEINKKMDANSLKQNLRTNYLRFWSLTYQALPTVAGEDNIPENKVPEDSVPENKVPEDSVPENKVPEDNVPVPPATDSE; this is translated from the exons ATGCCTACTTATCCCAACTGGGTGGGGGCCGACCATGCAGATGACATCCAATACGTCTTTGGCAAGCCCTTTGCTACCCCTTTGGGTTATCGGGCCCAGGACCGGACTGTCTCTAAGTACCTCATTGCCTACTGGACTAACTTTGCTAAAACTGG GGACCCCAACATGGGCAATTCTGCAATCCCTACTCATTGGGCTCCTTATAGCCCGGAGAATGGTAACTACCTGGAAATCAACAAGAAAATGGATGCCAACTCCCTGAAACAGAATCTGAGAACCAACTACCTGCGCTTCTGGTCCCTCACTTATCAGGCCCTCCCCACAGTGGCTGGTGAGGACAACATTCCTGAAAACAAAGTTCCCGAGGACAGTGTTCCTGAAAACAAAGTTCCCGAGGACAGTGTTCCTGAAAACAAAGTCCCTGAGGACAACGTTCCTGTACCTCCAGCAACTGACTCTGAGTGA